The Asterias amurensis chromosome 21, ASM3211899v1 genome has a segment encoding these proteins:
- the LOC139952931 gene encoding dnaJ homolog subfamily C member 12-like isoform X2 translates to MQMRNYFQLKTETEQINVEFKVRALDVHPDKNPDDPSAADKFAKLQRARDILTDEKKRKEYDYWRRSGLAVPYTSWIAMKDTMHTSMHWAVRQKKDLMLENQQEGAGSVDARAGKSETDACAHTVTPPSSYEYSRPSGWTSEPASDILRKFRNYQL, encoded by the exons ATGCAGATGAGGAACTACTTCCAGCTGAAAACTGAG acagAACAAATTAATGTAGAGTTTAAAGTCAGAGCGCTTGATGTGCACCCAGACAAGAATCCTGACGATCCTTCAGCAGCTGATAAGTTTGCCAAACTGCAGAGGGCTCGGGATATTCTGACAGATGAGAAAAAACGAAAAGAGTATGACTACTGGAGACGGAGTGGACTGGCGGTGCCTTACACTTCTTGGATTGCGATGAAAGACACAATGCACACG TCAATGCATTGGGCAGTAAGGCAAAAGAAAGATCTAATGCTTGAAAATCAGCAAGAAGGTGCAGGGTCAGTAGATGCCAGAGCTGGAAAGAGTGAAACAGATGCATGTGCACACACTGTGACACCGCCCTCTAGCTATG AATATTCCAGACCTTCCGGTTGGACCAGTGAACCTGCAAGTGACATCCTCCGAAAGTTTAGAAACTACCAGCTGTAA
- the LOC139953126 gene encoding cyclin-dependent kinase 1-like — protein MNDILRAGSLNGRTVQTVFTVVVFVNSCIINKQIKMDKQPTMEDYAKIEKIGEGTYGVVYKGRCKKDGTIVALKKIRLESEEEGVPSTAIREISLLKELQHPNIVNLSNVLMQESRLYLVFEFLKMDLKKYMETLRGTVMDPALVKSYLHQIVQGILFCHCRRVLHRDLKPQNLLINEKGIIKLADFGLARAFGIPVRVYTHEVVTLWYRAPEVLLGCPRYSTPVDVWSIGCIFAEMVTKRPLFHGDSEIDQLFRIFRTLGTPTDKTWPGVTELPDYKPTFPNWSTNNLAKSVKTLDPQGLDLLQKMLIYDPSKRISCKAALTHPYLRDYDSTVMPARLGQ, from the exons ATGAATGACATTCTACGAGCTGGAAGTTTAAATGGTCGCACG GTACAAACTGTGTTTACAGTCGTCGTTTTTGTAAATAGTTgtattataaacaaacaaatcaaaatggaCAAACAACCCACGATGGAGGACTATGCGAAGATCGAGAAAATCGGAGAAG GCACGTACGGTGTGGTTTACAAGGGACGCTGCAAGAAGGACGGCACCATAGTGGCGCTAAAGAAGATTCGTCTTGAAAGTGAGGAGGAAGGAGTTCCAAGCACTGCCATCAGAGAGATCTCCCTCCTCAAGGAGCTACAACACCCAAACATTGTCAA CTTGAGCAACGTCTTGATGCAAGAGAGCAGGTTGTACTTGGTCTTTGAATTCCTTAAAATGGACCTGAAGAAATACATGGAGACGCTACGAGGCACCGTCATGGACCCCGCTCTTGTCAAG AGCTACCTCCACCAGATAGTACAGGGCATCCTGTTCTGCCATTGCCGTCGGGTCCTACACAGAGATCTCAAACCACAGAATCTTCTCATCAACGAGAAAGGTATCATTAAGCTGGCAGACTTTGGGCTAGCGAGGGCGTTTGGCATCCCTGTCAGAGTATACACGCACGAG GTGGTGACCCTATGGTACAGGGCCCCCGAGGTGCTATTGGGTTGCCCGCGGTACTCTACACCTGTCGACGTCTGGAGCATAGGTTGCATCTTTGCCGAGATGGTCACAAAGAGACCATTGTTCCACGGAGACTCGGAGATTGATCAACTCTTTAGAATATTCAG AACTCTAGGAACTCCGACTGATAAGACATGGCCTGGGGTCACGGAGCTCCCCGACTACAAACCGACCTTCCCCAACTGGAGCACAAATAATCTTGCCAAGTCGGTCAAGACGCTTGACCCACAGGGTCTGGATCTCCTGCAG AAAATGCTGATCTACGACCCATCAAAGAGAATCTCCTGCAAGGCAGCGCTTACTCATCCGTACCTCCGAGATTACGACAGCACCGTAATGCCGGCAAGACTTGGTCAGTGA
- the LOC139952931 gene encoding dnaJ homolog subfamily C member 12-like isoform X1, which produces MEELFNNQRSDDDDFYKLLGADELSSTEQINVEFKVRALDVHPDKNPDDPSAADKFAKLQRARDILTDEKKRKEYDYWRRSGLAVPYTSWIAMKDTMHTSMHWAVRQKKDLMLENQQEGAGSVDARAGKSETDACAHTVTPPSSYEYSRPSGWTSEPASDILRKFRNYQL; this is translated from the exons ATGGAAGAGCTTTTCAATAATCAGAGATCTGATGATGATGACTTTTACAAATTGCTCGGAGCTGATGAGCTTTCATCG acagAACAAATTAATGTAGAGTTTAAAGTCAGAGCGCTTGATGTGCACCCAGACAAGAATCCTGACGATCCTTCAGCAGCTGATAAGTTTGCCAAACTGCAGAGGGCTCGGGATATTCTGACAGATGAGAAAAAACGAAAAGAGTATGACTACTGGAGACGGAGTGGACTGGCGGTGCCTTACACTTCTTGGATTGCGATGAAAGACACAATGCACACG TCAATGCATTGGGCAGTAAGGCAAAAGAAAGATCTAATGCTTGAAAATCAGCAAGAAGGTGCAGGGTCAGTAGATGCCAGAGCTGGAAAGAGTGAAACAGATGCATGTGCACACACTGTGACACCGCCCTCTAGCTATG AATATTCCAGACCTTCCGGTTGGACCAGTGAACCTGCAAGTGACATCCTCCGAAAGTTTAGAAACTACCAGCTGTAA
- the LOC139952929 gene encoding uncharacterized protein, with the protein MADVVDKSSLESPIKRPRLEHKEPLITSPNTVEAEKSHVPTGTDIKAIYSSRERFSKGKDSLNFDPGSGAGFEHGLPPDETRVLSDRFTSDLDDDFLPEQNGDCHSVLRRASSSSPIASDTNNTSPRFEESDAESDGEESSSVSDEGSLRSLDGDLDLGLGDCDLVQPTVGPMGWLHRQMMSGVHPRSILSKLIPNMSASLPQDLDEFEVWSIIADYFNMLREPPRRKKLQNVNTFEDALNLLRSSKRIMVLTGAGVSVSCGIPDFRSRDGVYARLAVDFPDLPDPQAIFDINYFRRNPRPFFKFAKEIYPGEFRPSTCHKFIALLEQHGKLLRNFSQNIDTLEQVAGITKVLQCHGSFATAHCTNCNYEVDADAIRQDIFNQVVPHCPHCPRDPDVLAVMKPDIVFFGEGLPKDFYHCLDEDKDKIDLLIVIGSSLKVQPVATIPNAVPGNIPQILINREPLPHMNFDIELLGDGDVIVNEICRRLGDDWDQICDGNQLEETSQMPDVPTPAGSDSVGSDFETMVMPKRPEEGFEGADSTSWVGRSERRTDDSLQSCDDNAEATQREDNSKGEGRGDIEKSTTPERLSKSPNMCSSVERASSAGTTFKTNTETNTVNSKPEYDESSPNEDDTQQDPKSHPNPCLQSRDTKTFKDILVTEKSQQQDGDISSTVCEDTKPQGAKPNCTNANQLKNDQVSQTNEAQIQETRENLEAENIENVYTKDAHTVANRRGDNDNNEGATEEGSHSFSKASDDNTTQPKRKRKSSIALYLQSSSYLFVPPNRYIFHGAEVYPPSKSVSPCNDTDDINDRHSVDDHDNSDIEDHLRDFIDHSEVPSTSNALTGDRQHEDLPPAMDSSVLHLGKGGSCEPQGDPVFSDTHKEQERSELQAEKTPLSEADKGV; encoded by the exons ATGGCCGACGTAGTCGACAAAAGTTCTTTGGAATCACCAATAAAACGTCCCCGACTCGAACATAAAGAGCCACTAATCACTTCCCCAAATACAGTAGAAGCAGAAAAGTCTCATGTACCGACAGGGACTGATATAAAAGCAATTTATTCATCGAGAGAGAGATTTTCGAAGGGAAAAGATTCGCTCAACTTCGACCCCGGATCTGGCGCTGGATTCGAACATGGACTTCCGCCCGACGAAACTCGCGTCTTATCAGACAGATTTACTTCAGATTTGGATGATGATTTTCTTCCAGAGCAAAACG GTGACTGCCACAGCGTTTTGCGCCGGGCATCTTCCAGCAGTCCAATAGCCTCCGACACCAACAACACTTCCCCAAGGTTTGAGGAGTCTGATGCGGAGAGTGATGGGGAAGAGAGCAGCTCTGTGAGTGACGAGGGAAGCTTAAGATCCCTCGATGGTGATCTAGATCTTGGCTTGGGTGATTGTGATCTGGTACAACCAACAG TTGGTCCAATGGGCTGGCTTCACCGACAGATGATGTCAGGCGTCCATCCACGTTCCATCCTCTCAAAGCTCATACCGAACATGTCTGCATCCCTGCCGCAGGATCTAGATGAGTTTGAGGTGTGGTCTATCATCGCCGATTACTTCAACATGCTGCGGGAGCCACCGCGGCGGAAAAAGCTGCAAAACGTGAACACGTTTGAAGACGCCTTGAATCTGTTGCGGAGCTCTAAGAGGATCATGGTGCTGACAGGGGCAGGG GTTTCTGTATCGTGTGGCATCCCTGACTTCAGATCAAGAGATGGTGTCTATGCCAGACTTGCTGTGGACTTCCCAGACCTCCCAGATCCACAGGCTATTTTCGATATCAACTACTTCCGACGGAACCCCAGGCCTTTCTTTAAATTTGCAAAG GAAATCTACCCCGGTGAGTTCAGACCTTCCACATGCCATAAGTTCATCGCTCTGCTTGAGCAACACGGCAAACTTCTACGCAACTTCTCTCAGAACATTGACACCTTGGAACAGGTGGCTGGCATTACCAAAGTCTTGCAGTGTCATG GTTCCTTCGCAACTGCACACTGTACGAACTGCAACTACGAGGTGGATGCGGACGCCATCCGACAAGACATCTTCAACCAAGTGGTACCCCACTGCCCTCACTGTCCCAGAGACCCAGACGTCCTGGCCGTTATGAAGCCCGATATCGTCTTCTTTGGTGAAGGGCTGCCTAAAGATTTTTACCATTGCTTGGATGAGGATAAGGACAAGATTGATTTGCTTATAGTCATTGGATCTTCGCTGAAGGTGCAGCCGGTAGCCACCATTCCAA ATGCTGTACCAGGCAATATCCCTCAGATTCTCATAAACAGAGAGCCGCTCCCCCACATGAACTTTGACATAGAGTTGCTAGGGGACGGAGACGTCATTGTCAACGAAATCTGCCGCCGTCTCGGTGACGACTGGGATCAAATCTGCGATGGCAACCAGCTGGAGGAGACATCCCAAATGCCGGACGTGCCAACTCCTGCGGGTTCCGACTCGGTGGGGAGCGATTTTGAAACCATGGTTATGCCAAAGAGGCCTGAGGAAGGCTTTGAAGGTGCCGATAGCACCAGTTGGGTCGGTCGGTCGGAGCGGAGAACGGACGATTCGCTGCAGTCTTGTGACGACAACGCAGAGGCAACTCAGAGAGAAGACAACTCTAAGGGAGAAGGACGAGGAGATATCGAGAAGTCAACGACGCCTGAAAGACTTTCCAAATCACCGAATATGTGTAGTTCCGTTGAAAGGGCCTCATCAGCTGGcactacttttaaaaccaacaCTGAAACTAACACAGTCAATTCAAAACCTGAATATGATGAATCTTCACCCAATGAAGATGACACCCAGCAAGATCCAAAATCCCACCCCAACCCCTGTCTTCAGAGTAGAGATACCAAGACCTTCAAAGATATACTTGTGACGGAAAAATCTCAGCAGCAAGACGGTGACATTTCAAGCACAGTGTGTGAGGACACCAAGCCACAAGGTGCAAAGCCTAACTGCACAAATGCCAATCAGTTGAAGAACGACCAAGTCAGTCAGACAAATGAAGCCCAGATTCAAGAAACAAGGGAAAATCTAGAGGCTGAGAACATTGAAAACGTTTACACTAAAGATGCTCATACCGTAGCCAATAGGAGAGGGGACAACGACAACAATGAAGGCGCAACAGAGGAGGGCTCTCACAGCTTCAGTAAGGCGAGTGACGACAACACAACTCAACCAAAGAGGAAACGAAAAAGCAGCATTGCCTTATACTTACAAT CATCTTCCTATCTGTTTGTTCCTCCGAACCGCTACATCTTCCACGGGGCTGAGGTATACCCTCCCTCCAAGTCAGTCAGCCCCTGCAATGACACTGACGACATCAATGACAGACATTCTGTCGACGACCATGACAACAGTGACATCGAGGACCACCTCCGTGACTTCATCGACCATAGCGAGGTACCGTCAACCAGCAATGCTCTGACTGGTGATCGTCAGCACGAGGACTTGCCCCCAGCGATGGATAGCTCTGTATTGCATCTCGGAAAGGGAGGCTCGTGTGAACCACAAGGTGACCCAGTGTTCTCAGATACCCACAAGGAACAAGAAAGATCTGAACTGCAAGCTGAAAAAACTCCACTCAGCGAGGCAGACAAGGGGGTATAG
- the LOC139952932 gene encoding large ribosomal subunit protein uL1m-like isoform X1, translating to MAASMSTVIASFAATKSRVVYCKQLTTIFRLHHGAAMGPHHEKRTHTLTATHISKKFTGSLHLHKRSFSTEISHQLEDPTIDQTPEETLLTIKEKPKGYLAWKPVDDVYLRMHYPPQLQTFQDAMETLRKQDKWMFCRRKSKHEDRTVTISMNLDMALQKKKKVEPFQGVVLLPHPFKSDNRILCFARGTDEQNAIDAGADIVSDETIVPKVLSRKIKNYDYCVSTPDMMPELVPLKRLLRKKYPSSKRGSVGLDLRSMIHRYKKGQEYKCQIKWAHVNVSIGKLSLTNEQLEENMQCVITDVSKHKPAEFSPLITKITLNAFLLDGVALEFEKYLPKREDEFSAMKSSQEPETKQL from the exons atggcagcCTCCATGAGCACCGTGATTGCTTCTTTTGCAGCAACAAAGTCGCGAG TAGTTTACTGCAAGCAGTTGACGACTATATTCCGACTTCACCATGGAGCTGCGATGGGACCACATCACGAGAAAAGAACTCACACGTTGACTGCAACTCACATCTCCAAAAAATTTACAGGTTcgcttcatttgcataaaagaaG TTTCTCAACAGAAATATCCCACCAGCTGGAAGACCCAACCATTGACCAAACCCCAGAGGAGACTCTGCTGACCATTAAAGAGAAACCCAAAGGCTATCTAGCCTGGAAACCAGTGGATGACGTCTACCTGCGTATGCATTATCCACCCCAGTTACAGACATTTCAGGATGCTATGGAAACATTAAGGAAACAGGACAAGTGGATGTTTTGTCGTCGAAAGAGTAAACATGAAGACAGGACGGTAACCATCTCTATGAATCTCGACATGGCTCTACAGAAAAAG AAAAAAGTGGAGCCATTCCAAGGTGTAGTACTTCTTCCCCACCCCTTCAAGTCGGACAACAGAATTCTTTGCTTTGCAAGG gGCACAGATGAACAAAATGCTATCGATGCTGGGGCCGACATTGTTAGTGATGAGACCATCGTTCCAAAGGTCCTCAGCCGGAAGATCAAGAACTATGACTACTGTGTGTCGACGCCTGACATGATGCCGGAACTGGTCCCACTGAAGAGATTGCTCAGGAAGAAGTACCCAAGCTCCAAAAGAG GTTCGGTTGGGCTGGATCTTCGGAGTATGATACACAGATACAAGAAAGGACAGGAATATAAATGCCAGATTAAATGGGCCCATGTCAATGTTTCAATCGGAAAG CTGAGCCTGACCAATGAGCAGCTTGAAGAGAACATGCAGTGTGTCATAACAGACGTCAGTAAACACAAGCCAGCTGAATTCA GTCCACTTATCACGAAGATAACGTTGAATGCTTTCCTTCTTGACGGAGTTGCCCTGGAATTCGAGAAGTATCTGCCGAAGCGAGAGGACGAGTTCAGTGCCATGAAGTCAAGTCAAGAGCCTGAGACAAAGCAACTCTAA
- the LOC139953127 gene encoding uncharacterized protein encodes MAESTDENAVVSRRTLDKICYSYLPVLGAASHTLFAVHMLDRNLLPRLFPRWHLGVANSLLFNSHLGVGLYIFNRPSLRAATMQQRILWSVYSSAMFNFGSVLLFATGKQLLTEDRFVGTLYAMSASLCFLVVGKQFFDFLDSRYL; translated from the exons ATGGCAGAATCTACGGACGAAAATGCTGTGGTTAGCAGACGAACTTTAGACAAGATTTGCTACTCATATTTACCCGTATTAGGGGCTGCAAGTCACACGCTGTTTGCCGTACACATGCTTGACAGGAATCTACTACCAAG GTTGTTTCCAAGATGGCATCTCGGTGTCGCCAACAGTCTTCTCTTCAACTCTCACCTCGGCGTTGGGCTCTACATCTTCAATCGTCCCTCTCTGCGCGCCGCTACCATGCAACAGCGCATCCTCTGGAGCGTTTACAGCAGCGCCATGTTCAACTTTGGCTCTGTGCTTCTGTTTGCGACGGGGAAGCAACTGCTGACGGAAGACAGATTTGTTGGGACTCTCTACGCCATGTCGGCCAGTCTGTGCTTTCTGGTCGTTGGAAAACAGTTCTTTGATTTCTTGGACTCTCGATACTTATGA
- the LOC139952932 gene encoding large ribosomal subunit protein uL1m-like isoform X2 — protein MAASMSTVIASFAATKSRVYCKQLTTIFRLHHGAAMGPHHEKRTHTLTATHISKKFTGSLHLHKRSFSTEISHQLEDPTIDQTPEETLLTIKEKPKGYLAWKPVDDVYLRMHYPPQLQTFQDAMETLRKQDKWMFCRRKSKHEDRTVTISMNLDMALQKKKKVEPFQGVVLLPHPFKSDNRILCFARGTDEQNAIDAGADIVSDETIVPKVLSRKIKNYDYCVSTPDMMPELVPLKRLLRKKYPSSKRGSVGLDLRSMIHRYKKGQEYKCQIKWAHVNVSIGKLSLTNEQLEENMQCVITDVSKHKPAEFSPLITKITLNAFLLDGVALEFEKYLPKREDEFSAMKSSQEPETKQL, from the exons atggcagcCTCCATGAGCACCGTGATTGCTTCTTTTGCAGCAACAAAGTCGCGAG TTTACTGCAAGCAGTTGACGACTATATTCCGACTTCACCATGGAGCTGCGATGGGACCACATCACGAGAAAAGAACTCACACGTTGACTGCAACTCACATCTCCAAAAAATTTACAGGTTcgcttcatttgcataaaagaaG TTTCTCAACAGAAATATCCCACCAGCTGGAAGACCCAACCATTGACCAAACCCCAGAGGAGACTCTGCTGACCATTAAAGAGAAACCCAAAGGCTATCTAGCCTGGAAACCAGTGGATGACGTCTACCTGCGTATGCATTATCCACCCCAGTTACAGACATTTCAGGATGCTATGGAAACATTAAGGAAACAGGACAAGTGGATGTTTTGTCGTCGAAAGAGTAAACATGAAGACAGGACGGTAACCATCTCTATGAATCTCGACATGGCTCTACAGAAAAAG AAAAAAGTGGAGCCATTCCAAGGTGTAGTACTTCTTCCCCACCCCTTCAAGTCGGACAACAGAATTCTTTGCTTTGCAAGG gGCACAGATGAACAAAATGCTATCGATGCTGGGGCCGACATTGTTAGTGATGAGACCATCGTTCCAAAGGTCCTCAGCCGGAAGATCAAGAACTATGACTACTGTGTGTCGACGCCTGACATGATGCCGGAACTGGTCCCACTGAAGAGATTGCTCAGGAAGAAGTACCCAAGCTCCAAAAGAG GTTCGGTTGGGCTGGATCTTCGGAGTATGATACACAGATACAAGAAAGGACAGGAATATAAATGCCAGATTAAATGGGCCCATGTCAATGTTTCAATCGGAAAG CTGAGCCTGACCAATGAGCAGCTTGAAGAGAACATGCAGTGTGTCATAACAGACGTCAGTAAACACAAGCCAGCTGAATTCA GTCCACTTATCACGAAGATAACGTTGAATGCTTTCCTTCTTGACGGAGTTGCCCTGGAATTCGAGAAGTATCTGCCGAAGCGAGAGGACGAGTTCAGTGCCATGAAGTCAAGTCAAGAGCCTGAGACAAAGCAACTCTAA